ACCTTCTCATTAAGATTACTGCTGTTGGCTTTCACCAATTGCGCTACATCCAGCAGCTGCTGGCTCTGCGCGTTAACTTGCGCCAACGCACCTTCACCGGTTACGGCTTCAATACGACGAACACCTGCTGCCGTACCAGACTCAGACTGAATGCGGAACAGGCCGATATCTCCGGTACGTACTGCATGGATACCACCACACAGCTCGGTGGAGAAGTCACCCATGGTCAACACGCGAACACGCTGATCATATTTCTCGCCAAACAGCGCCATTGCGCCCTTTTCTTTTGCATCATCGAGATCCATGATTTCGGTCTCAACGGCAAGGTTACGGCGAATCTGCGCGTTAACAATATCCTCAACCTGACGGATTTCCTGCGGTTTCATGGCTTCAAAATGAGAGAAGTCGAAACGCAGATATTTATCGTTAACCAGCGAGCCTTTCTGTCCTACGTGATCACCCAACACTTGACGCAGTGCGGCATGCAGCAGGTGCGTGGCAGAGTGGTTTAAACGGATACGCGCACGACGAGTTTCATCCACCTGCGCATGCAAACGATCGCCAACGCGTAACTGGCCGCTGCTCAGCTTACCGATATGACCAATCGCTTTACCATACTTCTGAGTATCCTGAACGCTAAATTCAGCATTCTGCCCAGCCAGCACACCAGTATCGCCAACCTGTCCACCTGACTCACCATAGAACGGCGTTTCGTCAAGAACCACAACCGCGTCCTGACCTGCGCTAATCTGCTCAACCTGCTGACCGTCTACAAATAGCGCCTGCACAACCGCGTTCAGTTCCAGATGGTCATAGCCTTTAAAGTCGGTTGCGGCATCAATGCGAATGACATTGTTATAGTCGGCGCCAAAACCACTGGCTTCACGCGCGCGTTGACGCTGCTGTTCCATCGCGGCTTCAAAGCCCGCTTCATCAATCTTTAAATTGCGCTCACGGCACACGTCAGCCGTCAGATCCGCCGGGAAACCGAAGGTATCGTACAGACGGAAGACTGTTTCACCATCAAGCGTATCGCCCTGCAGCTTCGCCAGCTCTTCATCCAGTAGCGCAAGTCCACGCTCCAGAGTTTTAGCAAACTGCTCTTCTTCGTTTTTCAGCGCGTTTTCAACATGCTTCTGCTGACGCTTCAGATCTTCACCTGCAGCACCCATCACATCAATCAGTGGCGCAACCAGCTTATAGAAGAACGCCTCTTTCGCACCCAGCATATTGCCGTGACGCACTGCACGACGAATGATGCGACGTAATACATAGCCGCGGTTTTCATTCGAAGGAATCACCCCATCTGCAATCAGGAAGGCGCAAGAGCGAATATGGTCAGCGATAACGCGCAACGATTTATTATTCAGATCGGTCGCACCGGTTACCTGAGCAACGGATTGAATCAATTTGGCAAACAAGTCGATTTCGTAGTTGGAGTTTACGTGCTGCAATACGGCTGCAATACGCTCCAGGCCCATACCGGTATCCACGGAGGGTTTGGGCAGCGGCTGCATAGTACCGTCAGCCTGACGGTTGAACTGCATGAAGACGATGTTCCAGATCTCAATGTAACGGTCGCCATCCTCTTCCGGGCTGCCCGGAGGGCCACCCCAGATATGATCGCCGTGATCGAAGAAAATCTCGGTACAAGGGCCGCAAGGACCGGTATCGCCCATCTGCCAGAAGTTATCTGATGCAAAAGCGCTGCCTTTGTTGTCACCAATACGGATAATGCGCTCACGCGGCACACCAATATCGTTGGCCCAAATTTCGAAGGCTTCATCGTCAGTTTCATAGACGGTCACCCACAAACGCTCTTTTGGCAGCTTAAACCACTGCTCACCCGTCAGCAGTTCCCATGCATAAGCGATCGCTTCTTTCTTGAAGTAATCACCAAAGCTGAAGTTGCCCAACATTTCAAAGAAGGTGTGGTGACGTGCCGTGTAGCCCACGTTTTCGAGGTCATTATGCTTGCCGCCGGCACGCACACAGCGTTGAGACGTGGTTGCACGCGCATAGTCGCGCTTATCCTGACCAAGGAATACGTCTTTAAACTGGACCATTCCGGCATTGGTAAACAGCAATGTCGGATCGTTGTTCGGTACGAGGGAGCTGCTGGCTACAACCTGATGTCCCTTGCTATGAAAAAAGTCGAGAAACGCTTGACGGATCTCAGCAGTGCTCTTGCTCATAAAATTCCTGGAATCACGCTAACGAACGTTCCCTTTCGCTGGCAAACCACATCCATCCGGCCTGCCGCTGACTGAGGAACAAAAAGTGGGAATAAGATAAATTTTCTTCAGTGGGAAGTAAAATCACATCGCCTTTCAGTCGTCACTATTTCTGAAAACAGCCTGAATATCTTCCATCATAAAGCCTTTCGACATTAAAAAACGCTGTACCTTACTTTTCTCGGCCCAGGTTTGCGGTAAGGGCTCGCCAAATTTGCGTTTGGCAAGATCGGCGGCGCATAGGCTCCAGTTAATGTCGGTATCGAACAGCGCCTGATTTATCTCATCGCGGCCAATGCCTTTTTGCTGCAACTCCATACGCACGCGCTGTGGGCCATATCCCTTCCGGGCACGGCTTTGAATAAAGCGTTCGGTAAAGCGTTCATCGTTGAGCCAACCGCTCTCCTGACACCAGTCGAGCACTTTTTCCAGCAGCTCATCGGGAATGGGCGTGTTTTCCTGCTGCTGCAAATAGGCTGCACGCTGTGCAGAGAGCTGCAATTTACGTTTCAGCTCTTCGCGACTGTGATCGCGCTGCGTAAGGATACGCATGGCGCGGTCCAGCAAACGGGAATATGTTGGCACAGGTGCCACAGATGGTGACGATGACATATGATCAACCTTGTTCTAACAGTCGTGCAGGGTCGCAGGGTAAAGCAAGAAGGCGAGGAGGAAAAGCGCTGGCGGGGAAAAGCAAAACGGGAGCATCTCTGCTCCCGTTAATATTTTAGAAATCTTCGTTAGTTTCGCTGGCTTCTTCGCGATCTTCAGCCGAGATTTTCGCGGTGTCTGCTGCTACTGCATCACCGCTCAACAGCAAGTCACGCAGCTTTTTGTCGATCTCATTCGCAATCGCTGGATTCTCTTTAAGGAAGTTGGTTGAGTTAGCTTTACCCTGACCAATCTTCTCACCGTTGTAGCTGTACCAGGCACCGGCTTTCTCAACCAACTTGTGCTTCACGCCAAGGTCCACCAGCTCGCCAAAGGTGTTAATGCCTTCGCCGTACATGATCTGGAATTCAGCCTGCTTAAACGGTGCAGCAATTTTGTTCTTCACTACCTTCACGCGGGTTTCGCTACCTACTACTTCGTCGCCCTCTTTGATCGCACCGATACGGCGGATGTCCAGACGAACAGAAGCGTAAAATTTCAGCGCGTTACCACCGGTCGTGGTTTCCGGGTTACCGAACATCACGCCAATCTTCATACGAATCTGGTTGATGA
The sequence above is drawn from the Pantoea nemavictus genome and encodes:
- the alaS gene encoding alanine--tRNA ligase is translated as MSKSTAEIRQAFLDFFHSKGHQVVASSSLVPNNDPTLLFTNAGMVQFKDVFLGQDKRDYARATTSQRCVRAGGKHNDLENVGYTARHHTFFEMLGNFSFGDYFKKEAIAYAWELLTGEQWFKLPKERLWVTVYETDDEAFEIWANDIGVPRERIIRIGDNKGSAFASDNFWQMGDTGPCGPCTEIFFDHGDHIWGGPPGSPEEDGDRYIEIWNIVFMQFNRQADGTMQPLPKPSVDTGMGLERIAAVLQHVNSNYEIDLFAKLIQSVAQVTGATDLNNKSLRVIADHIRSCAFLIADGVIPSNENRGYVLRRIIRRAVRHGNMLGAKEAFFYKLVAPLIDVMGAAGEDLKRQQKHVENALKNEEEQFAKTLERGLALLDEELAKLQGDTLDGETVFRLYDTFGFPADLTADVCRERNLKIDEAGFEAAMEQQRQRAREASGFGADYNNVIRIDAATDFKGYDHLELNAVVQALFVDGQQVEQISAGQDAVVVLDETPFYGESGGQVGDTGVLAGQNAEFSVQDTQKYGKAIGHIGKLSSGQLRVGDRLHAQVDETRRARIRLNHSATHLLHAALRQVLGDHVGQKGSLVNDKYLRFDFSHFEAMKPQEIRQVEDIVNAQIRRNLAVETEIMDLDDAKEKGAMALFGEKYDQRVRVLTMGDFSTELCGGIHAVRTGDIGLFRIQSESGTAAGVRRIEAVTGEGALAQVNAQSQQLLDVAQLVKANSSNLNEKVRGLVDHVRALEKELQQLRDQQAAQESASLSSKAVEVKGTRLLVSELSNVEPKMLRTMVDDLKNQLGSAIIVLATVEAGKVSLIAGVTKDLTDRVKAGELIGELASQVGGKGGGRPDMAQAGGTNPQALAGALEGVQEWVSNRL
- a CDS encoding regulatory protein RecX, which encodes MRILTQRDHSREELKRKLQLSAQRAAYLQQQENTPIPDELLEKVLDWCQESGWLNDERFTERFIQSRARKGYGPQRVRMELQQKGIGRDEINQALFDTDINWSLCAADLAKRKFGEPLPQTWAEKSKVQRFLMSKGFMMEDIQAVFRNSDD